In one Bacillus spongiae genomic region, the following are encoded:
- the hemQ gene encoding hydrogen peroxide-dependent heme synthase gives MSEPAQTLDGWYSLHDFRSIDWTTWKILSSDERQSAIYEFQQFLSKLNDTNEGSHAFYSIVGQKADFMLMILRPTIEELNELETEFNKLKIAEFTIPAFSYVSVVELSNYLPQDEDPYENPHVRSRLYPELPKAKHVCFYPMDKRRQGQDNWYMLPMEERRSLMRSHGMIGRQYAGKVKQVITGSVGFDDYEWGVTLFADDVLQFKKLVYEMRFDEVSARYGEFGSFFVGNLLEEHRLYSFLHVNQ, from the coding sequence ATGAGCGAACCAGCACAAACACTAGATGGTTGGTATTCTCTGCATGATTTCCGCTCAATAGATTGGACAACTTGGAAGATTCTTTCAAGTGATGAGCGTCAATCAGCTATCTATGAATTTCAACAATTTTTGTCAAAACTCAACGATACTAATGAAGGTAGCCATGCTTTCTATTCGATCGTTGGGCAAAAAGCCGATTTTATGCTAATGATTCTTCGTCCAACAATAGAAGAGCTAAATGAACTAGAAACAGAATTTAATAAATTGAAGATTGCTGAATTTACAATTCCTGCATTTTCTTATGTATCTGTTGTAGAATTAAGTAACTATCTACCACAAGATGAAGATCCATATGAAAATCCGCATGTACGTTCTCGTTTATACCCAGAATTACCAAAAGCAAAGCATGTTTGCTTCTACCCAATGGATAAACGACGCCAAGGTCAAGATAACTGGTATATGCTACCGATGGAGGAGCGCCGTAGCCTAATGCGTAGTCATGGTATGATTGGACGTCAATATGCCGGAAAAGTAAAACAAGTCATTACAGGCTCCGTTGGTTTTGATGATTATGAATGGGGCGTAACACTTTTTGCTGATGACGTACTTCAATTTAAAAAGCTCGTATATGAAATGCGATTTGATGAAGTAAGTGCTCGATACGGGGAGTTCGGTTCATTCTTCGTAGGAAATCTACTAGAAGAACATCGCCTATACTCATTCCTCCACGTGAATCAATAA
- a CDS encoding cell wall hydrolase, translated as MGVIAYNEADVKLLARLMRAEAEGDGQLGMSMVGNVGVNRVLADCLDFKDIRNIRSMVFQSPGGFEATQKGYFYQAARQKDIDLARKAIKGGRYHPASNALWFFRPEGACPAQWFNQWNSGRYKSHCFFKPTQSDCKTVY; from the coding sequence ATGGGCGTTATTGCTTATAACGAAGCTGATGTAAAGTTACTTGCTCGCTTAATGCGCGCTGAAGCAGAAGGGGATGGTCAGCTTGGTATGTCAATGGTAGGAAATGTAGGAGTTAATCGTGTTCTTGCAGATTGTTTAGATTTTAAAGATATTCGAAATATTCGGAGTATGGTATTTCAAAGTCCTGGCGGATTTGAAGCTACTCAAAAGGGATATTTCTATCAGGCTGCCAGACAAAAAGACATCGACTTGGCCCGGAAAGCCATTAAGGGTGGGCGTTATCATCCAGCGAGCAATGCATTATGGTTTTTCAGACCTGAGGGAGCTTGTCCAGCACAATGGTTTAACCAATGGAATTCCGGTCGTTACAAGTCTCACTGTTTCTTTAAACCGACACAATCGGACTGTAAAACAGTTTATTAA